The Alosa sapidissima isolate fAloSap1 chromosome 6, fAloSap1.pri, whole genome shotgun sequence genome window below encodes:
- the LOC121711217 gene encoding reticulon-4-interacting protein 1 homolog, mitochondrial-like isoform X14 produces MLACQRWLRPQNVNFLRLSSETLRRLAVYPCTRNISLSVARSHGASMRAWVINRYGTNDELALMENHPAPSVNHAHEVLVKVHAASLNPLDISMRGGYGAGVLRLRRDPRTLLQRGTEFPLVLGRDVSGVALECGSGVTHVQAGNEVWASIPPWQQGSFAECVLLNGSDVSLKPKALSHVEAASIPYVAATAWSALVTTGGLHSENCSKKRILVHGASGGIGTFSIQLLKAWGGHVTATCFKDGLGLVKELGADDVIDCSTTDAASQLRTRQKFDLILDNVGGETDSWAMDLLKPWAGSKFVTLVSPLLRNTDSLGLVDGVLQSGMTLHDKAIRSLVNGVFYRWAFYVPDGVALDRIGQLVSSGKIRPVVEATYPFSQVPEAFRKVETGQARGKTVITVATEEAESSSSTRHTDGHTLTSTTHDTDVPHTHTAKHTASPVAEEKTHATQTHTPSPVMVAAVMAVEGLTVEAVEEGRVETGPAFAEGSEHPGAQGIEAESAEMAQGTVTESVEMAQAEAESAEMVQCIEAESEEIAQGSVAQAAEMAQGSVAQAAEMAQGSAAQAAVGTQMTETVDTGHR; encoded by the exons ATGTTAGCATGTCAACGTTGGCTCCGACCTCAAAACGTAAACTTCCTGAGGTTGTCTTCAGAGACCCTCCGTAGGCTAGCTGTCTATCCTTGTACGAGAAACATCAGTCTGTCAGTGGCACGCAGCCATGGGGCCTCCATGCGCGCGTGGGTCATCAACCGGTACGGTACAAATGATGAGCTTGCTTTGATGGAAAACCACCCGGCGCCCAGTGTCAACCATGCACACGAGGTCCTCGTCAAAGTTCATGCAGCCAGTCTCAATCCACTTGATATATCAATGCGCG gtGGGTATGGTGCAGGTGTGTTGCGCTTAAGGAGGGACCCTCGCACACTGCTGCAAAGAGGGACCGAGTTTCCCCTGGTGCTGGGACGAGATGTGTCCGGTGTGGCCCTGGAGTGTGGCTCAGGGGTTACACACGTTCAAGCAGGAAATgag GTATGGGCATCGATTCCTCCATGGCAGCAAGGCAGTTTTGCAGAGTGTGTTCTCCTGAATGGTAGTGAC GTCTCTCTGAAGCCTAAAGCGCTGAGTCATGTTGAGGCGGCGTCTATCCCATACGTGGCGGCAACAGCCTGGTCAGCTTTGGTTACTACAGGGGGCCTGCACAGTGAGAACTGCTCcaagaagag GATCTTGGTGCATGGGGCATCAGGTGGAATTGGCACTTTTTCTATTCAG CTGCTGAAGGCCTGGGGCGGTCATGTGACGGCCACCTGCTTTAAGGATGGCCTTGGCCTGGTCAAGGAGCTGGGAGCAGATGATGTCATCGACTGCTCAACCACAGACGCAGCCTCGCAGCTAAGGACAcgccagaa gTTTGATCTGATTCTGGATAATGTGGGCGGAGAGACGGACAGTTGGGCTATGGACCTGCTGAAGCCTTGGGCAGGGTCAAAGTTTGTGACCTTGGTGTCACCTCTGCTGCGGAACACAGATTCTCTAGGCCTGGTGGATGGAGTCCTTCAGTCAGGAATGACTTTGCATGACAAGGCCATCAGG agcTTGGTAAATGGTGTTTTTTACCGTTGGGCCTTTTATGTGCCTGATGGAGTGGCACTGGATCGAATTGGTCAACTGGTCTCATCAggaaag ATCCGCCCGGTTGTCGAGGCGACCTACCCGTTCTCCCAGGTCCCAGAGGCCTTCCGGAAGGTTGAGACTGGCCAAGCACGGGGAAAAACCGTCATCACCGTAGCGACTGAGGAAGCTGAATCTTCCTCCTCTACCAGACACACTGACGGCCACACCCTGACCAGCACGACACACGACACAGAcgtacctcacacacacactgccaaacACACGGCTTCACCTGTGGCAGAGGAGAAGACCCAcgccacccaaacacacaccccatcacCTGTAATGGTGGCGGCTGTAATGGCGGTGGAGGGACTGACCGTggaggctgtggaggaaggccGTGTGGAGACTGGACCTGCATTCGCTGAGGGGTCTGAGCATCCAGGGGCACAGGGCATAGAGGCAGAGTCTGCAGAGATGGCACAGGGCACAGTCACAGAGTCTGTAGAAATGGCACAGGCAGAGGCAGAGTCTGCAGAGATGGTACAGTGCATAGAGGCAGAGTCTGAAGAGATAGCACAGGGCTCAGTGGCACAG GCTGCAGAGATGGCACAGGGCTCAGTGGCACAG GCTGCAGAGATGGCACAGGGCTCAGCGGCACAGGCTGCAGTGGGCACCCAGATGACTGAGACTGTTGACACAGGCCACAGATAG
- the LOC121711217 gene encoding reticulon-4-interacting protein 1 homolog, mitochondrial-like isoform X3: MLACQRWLRPQNVNFLRLSSETLRRLAVYPCTRNISLSVARSHGASMRAWVINRYGTNDELALMENHPAPSVNHAHEVLVKVHAASLNPLDISMRGGYGAGVLRLRRDPRTLLQRGTEFPLVLGRDVSGVALECGSGVTHVQAGNEVWASIPPWQQGSFAECVLLNGSDVSLKPKALSHVEAASIPYVAATAWSALVTTGGLHSENCSKKRILVHGASGGIGTFSIQLLKAWGGHVTATCFKDGLGLVKELGADDVIDCSTTDAASQLRTRQKFDLILDNVGGETDSWAMDLLKPWAGSKFVTLVSPLLRNTDSLGLVDGVLQSGMTLHDKAIRSLVNGVFYRWAFYVPDGVALDRIGQLVSSGKIRPVVEATYPFSQVPEAFRKVETGQARGKTVITVATEEAESSSSTRHTDGHTLTSTTHDTDVPHTHTAKHTASPVAEEKTHATQTHTPSPVMVAAVMAVEGLTVEAVEEGRVETGPAFAEGSEHPGAQGIEAESAEMAQGTVTESVEMAQAEAESAEMVQCIEAESEEIAQGSVAQAAEMAAQAAEMAQGSVAQPVEMAQGSVAQAADMAQAVEMAQGSVAQAAEMAQGSVAQAAEMAQGSAAQAAVGTQMTETVDTGHR, encoded by the exons ATGTTAGCATGTCAACGTTGGCTCCGACCTCAAAACGTAAACTTCCTGAGGTTGTCTTCAGAGACCCTCCGTAGGCTAGCTGTCTATCCTTGTACGAGAAACATCAGTCTGTCAGTGGCACGCAGCCATGGGGCCTCCATGCGCGCGTGGGTCATCAACCGGTACGGTACAAATGATGAGCTTGCTTTGATGGAAAACCACCCGGCGCCCAGTGTCAACCATGCACACGAGGTCCTCGTCAAAGTTCATGCAGCCAGTCTCAATCCACTTGATATATCAATGCGCG gtGGGTATGGTGCAGGTGTGTTGCGCTTAAGGAGGGACCCTCGCACACTGCTGCAAAGAGGGACCGAGTTTCCCCTGGTGCTGGGACGAGATGTGTCCGGTGTGGCCCTGGAGTGTGGCTCAGGGGTTACACACGTTCAAGCAGGAAATgag GTATGGGCATCGATTCCTCCATGGCAGCAAGGCAGTTTTGCAGAGTGTGTTCTCCTGAATGGTAGTGAC GTCTCTCTGAAGCCTAAAGCGCTGAGTCATGTTGAGGCGGCGTCTATCCCATACGTGGCGGCAACAGCCTGGTCAGCTTTGGTTACTACAGGGGGCCTGCACAGTGAGAACTGCTCcaagaagag GATCTTGGTGCATGGGGCATCAGGTGGAATTGGCACTTTTTCTATTCAG CTGCTGAAGGCCTGGGGCGGTCATGTGACGGCCACCTGCTTTAAGGATGGCCTTGGCCTGGTCAAGGAGCTGGGAGCAGATGATGTCATCGACTGCTCAACCACAGACGCAGCCTCGCAGCTAAGGACAcgccagaa gTTTGATCTGATTCTGGATAATGTGGGCGGAGAGACGGACAGTTGGGCTATGGACCTGCTGAAGCCTTGGGCAGGGTCAAAGTTTGTGACCTTGGTGTCACCTCTGCTGCGGAACACAGATTCTCTAGGCCTGGTGGATGGAGTCCTTCAGTCAGGAATGACTTTGCATGACAAGGCCATCAGG agcTTGGTAAATGGTGTTTTTTACCGTTGGGCCTTTTATGTGCCTGATGGAGTGGCACTGGATCGAATTGGTCAACTGGTCTCATCAggaaag ATCCGCCCGGTTGTCGAGGCGACCTACCCGTTCTCCCAGGTCCCAGAGGCCTTCCGGAAGGTTGAGACTGGCCAAGCACGGGGAAAAACCGTCATCACCGTAGCGACTGAGGAAGCTGAATCTTCCTCCTCTACCAGACACACTGACGGCCACACCCTGACCAGCACGACACACGACACAGAcgtacctcacacacacactgccaaacACACGGCTTCACCTGTGGCAGAGGAGAAGACCCAcgccacccaaacacacaccccatcacCTGTAATGGTGGCGGCTGTAATGGCGGTGGAGGGACTGACCGTggaggctgtggaggaaggccGTGTGGAGACTGGACCTGCATTCGCTGAGGGGTCTGAGCATCCAGGGGCACAGGGCATAGAGGCAGAGTCTGCAGAGATGGCACAGGGCACAGTCACAGAGTCTGTAGAAATGGCACAGGCAGAGGCAGAGTCTGCAGAGATGGTACAGTGCATAGAGGCAGAGTCTGAAGAGATAGCACAGGGCTCAGTGGCACAGGCTGCAGAGATGGCAGCACAGGCTGCAGAGATGGCACAGGGCTCAGTGGCACAGCCTGTAGAGATGGCACAGGGCTCAGTGGCACAGGCTGCAGACATGGCACAGGCTGTAGAGATGGCACAGGGCTCAGTGGCACAGGCTGCAGAGATGGCACAGGGCTCAGTGGCACAG GCTGCAGAGATGGCACAGGGCTCAGCGGCACAGGCTGCAGTGGGCACCCAGATGACTGAGACTGTTGACACAGGCCACAGATAG
- the LOC121711217 gene encoding reticulon-4-interacting protein 1 homolog, mitochondrial-like isoform X1, whose amino-acid sequence MLACQRWLRPQNVNFLRLSSETLRRLAVYPCTRNISLSVARSHGASMRAWVINRYGTNDELALMENHPAPSVNHAHEVLVKVHAASLNPLDISMRGGYGAGVLRLRRDPRTLLQRGTEFPLVLGRDVSGVALECGSGVTHVQAGNEVWASIPPWQQGSFAECVLLNGSDVSLKPKALSHVEAASIPYVAATAWSALVTTGGLHSENCSKKRILVHGASGGIGTFSIQLLKAWGGHVTATCFKDGLGLVKELGADDVIDCSTTDAASQLRTRQKFDLILDNVGGETDSWAMDLLKPWAGSKFVTLVSPLLRNTDSLGLVDGVLQSGMTLHDKAIRSLVNGVFYRWAFYVPDGVALDRIGQLVSSGKIRPVVEATYPFSQVPEAFRKVETGQARGKTVITVATEEAESSSSTRHTDGHTLTSTTHDTDVPHTHTAKHTASPVAEEKTHATQTHTPSPVMVAAVMAVEGLTVEAVEEGRVETGPAFAEGSEHPGAQGIEAESAEMAQGTVTESVEMAQAEAESAEMVQCIEAESEEIAQGSVAQAAEMAAQAAEMAQGSVAQPVEMAQGSVAQAADMAQAVEMAQGSVAQAAEMAQGSVAQAAEMAAKAADMAQAAEMAQGSAAQAAVGTQMTETVDTGHR is encoded by the exons ATGTTAGCATGTCAACGTTGGCTCCGACCTCAAAACGTAAACTTCCTGAGGTTGTCTTCAGAGACCCTCCGTAGGCTAGCTGTCTATCCTTGTACGAGAAACATCAGTCTGTCAGTGGCACGCAGCCATGGGGCCTCCATGCGCGCGTGGGTCATCAACCGGTACGGTACAAATGATGAGCTTGCTTTGATGGAAAACCACCCGGCGCCCAGTGTCAACCATGCACACGAGGTCCTCGTCAAAGTTCATGCAGCCAGTCTCAATCCACTTGATATATCAATGCGCG gtGGGTATGGTGCAGGTGTGTTGCGCTTAAGGAGGGACCCTCGCACACTGCTGCAAAGAGGGACCGAGTTTCCCCTGGTGCTGGGACGAGATGTGTCCGGTGTGGCCCTGGAGTGTGGCTCAGGGGTTACACACGTTCAAGCAGGAAATgag GTATGGGCATCGATTCCTCCATGGCAGCAAGGCAGTTTTGCAGAGTGTGTTCTCCTGAATGGTAGTGAC GTCTCTCTGAAGCCTAAAGCGCTGAGTCATGTTGAGGCGGCGTCTATCCCATACGTGGCGGCAACAGCCTGGTCAGCTTTGGTTACTACAGGGGGCCTGCACAGTGAGAACTGCTCcaagaagag GATCTTGGTGCATGGGGCATCAGGTGGAATTGGCACTTTTTCTATTCAG CTGCTGAAGGCCTGGGGCGGTCATGTGACGGCCACCTGCTTTAAGGATGGCCTTGGCCTGGTCAAGGAGCTGGGAGCAGATGATGTCATCGACTGCTCAACCACAGACGCAGCCTCGCAGCTAAGGACAcgccagaa gTTTGATCTGATTCTGGATAATGTGGGCGGAGAGACGGACAGTTGGGCTATGGACCTGCTGAAGCCTTGGGCAGGGTCAAAGTTTGTGACCTTGGTGTCACCTCTGCTGCGGAACACAGATTCTCTAGGCCTGGTGGATGGAGTCCTTCAGTCAGGAATGACTTTGCATGACAAGGCCATCAGG agcTTGGTAAATGGTGTTTTTTACCGTTGGGCCTTTTATGTGCCTGATGGAGTGGCACTGGATCGAATTGGTCAACTGGTCTCATCAggaaag ATCCGCCCGGTTGTCGAGGCGACCTACCCGTTCTCCCAGGTCCCAGAGGCCTTCCGGAAGGTTGAGACTGGCCAAGCACGGGGAAAAACCGTCATCACCGTAGCGACTGAGGAAGCTGAATCTTCCTCCTCTACCAGACACACTGACGGCCACACCCTGACCAGCACGACACACGACACAGAcgtacctcacacacacactgccaaacACACGGCTTCACCTGTGGCAGAGGAGAAGACCCAcgccacccaaacacacaccccatcacCTGTAATGGTGGCGGCTGTAATGGCGGTGGAGGGACTGACCGTggaggctgtggaggaaggccGTGTGGAGACTGGACCTGCATTCGCTGAGGGGTCTGAGCATCCAGGGGCACAGGGCATAGAGGCAGAGTCTGCAGAGATGGCACAGGGCACAGTCACAGAGTCTGTAGAAATGGCACAGGCAGAGGCAGAGTCTGCAGAGATGGTACAGTGCATAGAGGCAGAGTCTGAAGAGATAGCACAGGGCTCAGTGGCACAGGCTGCAGAGATGGCAGCACAGGCTGCAGAGATGGCACAGGGCTCAGTGGCACAGCCTGTAGAGATGGCACAGGGCTCAGTGGCACAGGCTGCAGACATGGCACAGGCTGTAGAGATGGCACAGGGCTCAGTGGCACAGGCTGCAGAGATGGCACAGGGCTCAGTGGCACAGGCTGCAGAGATGGCAGCAAAGGCTGCAGACATGGCACAGGCTGCAGAGATGGCACAGGGCTCAGCGGCACAGGCTGCAGTGGGCACCCAGATGACTGAGACTGTTGACACAGGCCACAGATAG
- the LOC121711217 gene encoding reticulon-4-interacting protein 1 homolog, mitochondrial-like isoform X13: MLACQRWLRPQNVNFLRLSSETLRRLAVYPCTRNISLSVARSHGASMRAWVINRYGTNDELALMENHPAPSVNHAHEVLVKVHAASLNPLDISMRGGYGAGVLRLRRDPRTLLQRGTEFPLVLGRDVSGVALECGSGVTHVQAGNEVWASIPPWQQGSFAECVLLNGSDVSLKPKALSHVEAASIPYVAATAWSALVTTGGLHSENCSKKRILVHGASGGIGTFSIQLLKAWGGHVTATCFKDGLGLVKELGADDVIDCSTTDAASQLRTRQKFDLILDNVGGETDSWAMDLLKPWAGSKFVTLVSPLLRNTDSLGLVDGVLQSGMTLHDKAIRSLVNGVFYRWAFYVPDGVALDRIGQLVSSGKIRPVVEATYPFSQVPEAFRKVETGQARGKTVITVATEEAESSSSTRHTDGHTLTSTTHDTDVPHTHTAKHTASPVAEEKTHATQTHTPSPVMVAAVMAVEGLTVEAVEEGRVETGPAFAEGSEHPGAQGIEAESAEMAQGTVTESVEMAQAEAESAEMVQCIEAESEEIAQGSVAQAAEMAAQAADMAQAAEMAQGSAAQAAVGTQMTETVDTGHR, translated from the exons ATGTTAGCATGTCAACGTTGGCTCCGACCTCAAAACGTAAACTTCCTGAGGTTGTCTTCAGAGACCCTCCGTAGGCTAGCTGTCTATCCTTGTACGAGAAACATCAGTCTGTCAGTGGCACGCAGCCATGGGGCCTCCATGCGCGCGTGGGTCATCAACCGGTACGGTACAAATGATGAGCTTGCTTTGATGGAAAACCACCCGGCGCCCAGTGTCAACCATGCACACGAGGTCCTCGTCAAAGTTCATGCAGCCAGTCTCAATCCACTTGATATATCAATGCGCG gtGGGTATGGTGCAGGTGTGTTGCGCTTAAGGAGGGACCCTCGCACACTGCTGCAAAGAGGGACCGAGTTTCCCCTGGTGCTGGGACGAGATGTGTCCGGTGTGGCCCTGGAGTGTGGCTCAGGGGTTACACACGTTCAAGCAGGAAATgag GTATGGGCATCGATTCCTCCATGGCAGCAAGGCAGTTTTGCAGAGTGTGTTCTCCTGAATGGTAGTGAC GTCTCTCTGAAGCCTAAAGCGCTGAGTCATGTTGAGGCGGCGTCTATCCCATACGTGGCGGCAACAGCCTGGTCAGCTTTGGTTACTACAGGGGGCCTGCACAGTGAGAACTGCTCcaagaagag GATCTTGGTGCATGGGGCATCAGGTGGAATTGGCACTTTTTCTATTCAG CTGCTGAAGGCCTGGGGCGGTCATGTGACGGCCACCTGCTTTAAGGATGGCCTTGGCCTGGTCAAGGAGCTGGGAGCAGATGATGTCATCGACTGCTCAACCACAGACGCAGCCTCGCAGCTAAGGACAcgccagaa gTTTGATCTGATTCTGGATAATGTGGGCGGAGAGACGGACAGTTGGGCTATGGACCTGCTGAAGCCTTGGGCAGGGTCAAAGTTTGTGACCTTGGTGTCACCTCTGCTGCGGAACACAGATTCTCTAGGCCTGGTGGATGGAGTCCTTCAGTCAGGAATGACTTTGCATGACAAGGCCATCAGG agcTTGGTAAATGGTGTTTTTTACCGTTGGGCCTTTTATGTGCCTGATGGAGTGGCACTGGATCGAATTGGTCAACTGGTCTCATCAggaaag ATCCGCCCGGTTGTCGAGGCGACCTACCCGTTCTCCCAGGTCCCAGAGGCCTTCCGGAAGGTTGAGACTGGCCAAGCACGGGGAAAAACCGTCATCACCGTAGCGACTGAGGAAGCTGAATCTTCCTCCTCTACCAGACACACTGACGGCCACACCCTGACCAGCACGACACACGACACAGAcgtacctcacacacacactgccaaacACACGGCTTCACCTGTGGCAGAGGAGAAGACCCAcgccacccaaacacacaccccatcacCTGTAATGGTGGCGGCTGTAATGGCGGTGGAGGGACTGACCGTggaggctgtggaggaaggccGTGTGGAGACTGGACCTGCATTCGCTGAGGGGTCTGAGCATCCAGGGGCACAGGGCATAGAGGCAGAGTCTGCAGAGATGGCACAGGGCACAGTCACAGAGTCTGTAGAAATGGCACAGGCAGAGGCAGAGTCTGCAGAGATGGTACAGTGCATAGAGGCAGAGTCTGAAGAGATAGCACAGGGCTCAGTGGCACAGGCTGCAGAGATGGCAGCACAG GCTGCAGACATGGCACAG GCTGCAGAGATGGCACAGGGCTCAGCGGCACAGGCTGCAGTGGGCACCCAGATGACTGAGACTGTTGACACAGGCCACAGATAG
- the LOC121711217 gene encoding reticulon-4-interacting protein 1 homolog, mitochondrial-like isoform X5, protein MLACQRWLRPQNVNFLRLSSETLRRLAVYPCTRNISLSVARSHGASMRAWVINRYGTNDELALMENHPAPSVNHAHEVLVKVHAASLNPLDISMRGGYGAGVLRLRRDPRTLLQRGTEFPLVLGRDVSGVALECGSGVTHVQAGNEVWASIPPWQQGSFAECVLLNGSDVSLKPKALSHVEAASIPYVAATAWSALVTTGGLHSENCSKKRILVHGASGGIGTFSIQLLKAWGGHVTATCFKDGLGLVKELGADDVIDCSTTDAASQLRTRQKFDLILDNVGGETDSWAMDLLKPWAGSKFVTLVSPLLRNTDSLGLVDGVLQSGMTLHDKAIRSLVNGVFYRWAFYVPDGVALDRIGQLVSSGKIRPVVEATYPFSQVPEAFRKVETGQARGKTVITVATEEAESSSSTRHTDGHTLTSTTHDTDVPHTHTAKHTASPVAEEKTHATQTHTPSPVMVAAVMAVEGLTVEAVEEGRVETGPAFAEGSEHPGAQGIEAESAEMAQGTVTESVEMAQAEAESAEMVQCIEAESEEIAQGSVAQAAEMAAQAADMAQAVEMAQGSVAQAAEMAQGSVAQAAEMAAKAADMAQAAEMAQGSAAQAAVGTQMTETVDTGHR, encoded by the exons ATGTTAGCATGTCAACGTTGGCTCCGACCTCAAAACGTAAACTTCCTGAGGTTGTCTTCAGAGACCCTCCGTAGGCTAGCTGTCTATCCTTGTACGAGAAACATCAGTCTGTCAGTGGCACGCAGCCATGGGGCCTCCATGCGCGCGTGGGTCATCAACCGGTACGGTACAAATGATGAGCTTGCTTTGATGGAAAACCACCCGGCGCCCAGTGTCAACCATGCACACGAGGTCCTCGTCAAAGTTCATGCAGCCAGTCTCAATCCACTTGATATATCAATGCGCG gtGGGTATGGTGCAGGTGTGTTGCGCTTAAGGAGGGACCCTCGCACACTGCTGCAAAGAGGGACCGAGTTTCCCCTGGTGCTGGGACGAGATGTGTCCGGTGTGGCCCTGGAGTGTGGCTCAGGGGTTACACACGTTCAAGCAGGAAATgag GTATGGGCATCGATTCCTCCATGGCAGCAAGGCAGTTTTGCAGAGTGTGTTCTCCTGAATGGTAGTGAC GTCTCTCTGAAGCCTAAAGCGCTGAGTCATGTTGAGGCGGCGTCTATCCCATACGTGGCGGCAACAGCCTGGTCAGCTTTGGTTACTACAGGGGGCCTGCACAGTGAGAACTGCTCcaagaagag GATCTTGGTGCATGGGGCATCAGGTGGAATTGGCACTTTTTCTATTCAG CTGCTGAAGGCCTGGGGCGGTCATGTGACGGCCACCTGCTTTAAGGATGGCCTTGGCCTGGTCAAGGAGCTGGGAGCAGATGATGTCATCGACTGCTCAACCACAGACGCAGCCTCGCAGCTAAGGACAcgccagaa gTTTGATCTGATTCTGGATAATGTGGGCGGAGAGACGGACAGTTGGGCTATGGACCTGCTGAAGCCTTGGGCAGGGTCAAAGTTTGTGACCTTGGTGTCACCTCTGCTGCGGAACACAGATTCTCTAGGCCTGGTGGATGGAGTCCTTCAGTCAGGAATGACTTTGCATGACAAGGCCATCAGG agcTTGGTAAATGGTGTTTTTTACCGTTGGGCCTTTTATGTGCCTGATGGAGTGGCACTGGATCGAATTGGTCAACTGGTCTCATCAggaaag ATCCGCCCGGTTGTCGAGGCGACCTACCCGTTCTCCCAGGTCCCAGAGGCCTTCCGGAAGGTTGAGACTGGCCAAGCACGGGGAAAAACCGTCATCACCGTAGCGACTGAGGAAGCTGAATCTTCCTCCTCTACCAGACACACTGACGGCCACACCCTGACCAGCACGACACACGACACAGAcgtacctcacacacacactgccaaacACACGGCTTCACCTGTGGCAGAGGAGAAGACCCAcgccacccaaacacacaccccatcacCTGTAATGGTGGCGGCTGTAATGGCGGTGGAGGGACTGACCGTggaggctgtggaggaaggccGTGTGGAGACTGGACCTGCATTCGCTGAGGGGTCTGAGCATCCAGGGGCACAGGGCATAGAGGCAGAGTCTGCAGAGATGGCACAGGGCACAGTCACAGAGTCTGTAGAAATGGCACAGGCAGAGGCAGAGTCTGCAGAGATGGTACAGTGCATAGAGGCAGAGTCTGAAGAGATAGCACAGGGCTCAGTGGCACAGGCTGCAGAGATGGCAGCACAG GCTGCAGACATGGCACAGGCTGTAGAGATGGCACAGGGCTCAGTGGCACAGGCTGCAGAGATGGCACAGGGCTCAGTGGCACAGGCTGCAGAGATGGCAGCAAAGGCTGCAGACATGGCACAGGCTGCAGAGATGGCACAGGGCTCAGCGGCACAGGCTGCAGTGGGCACCCAGATGACTGAGACTGTTGACACAGGCCACAGATAG